The following nucleotide sequence is from Cygnus atratus isolate AKBS03 ecotype Queensland, Australia chromosome 15, CAtr_DNAZoo_HiC_assembly, whole genome shotgun sequence.
ACCCATGTCCTGGGGTGCCCCCATCCTTGGGGGCCGCACCCTCTCCCGGCACGCACCCCTCCATGGGTCCCGCAGGTGGTAGGGCACTGCACCGCCCCAGGCTCTGCGGGGACACCCccggctgctgccctgccctgcccgtcCTGGGGtgcccccgtgtccccacacGCAGCCCCAGGTGCCCGTCGGGCATCCGCAGGCACGCGGCGCtgctgtccccgtgtccccgccgCCAGCTGCGGCGCGCGGCCGAGCGTGTACCGGCAGCTCCCCCGCCAGGGAGTCGCTGGCGTTAGACGGGATATTTTTAGCTGCGGCACTCACGATTCTCCTCCTGGGGATGTTATTTATAACGCctgaaaattaatcaaaaaacaccacccggctccccgccgccgggaGGGAGGCAGCCGCTGTGGCGAgcggggccggatcctgcccggggagcggggccaggGGTGCCTGTGGGGGACAGGACCGTGATGGGGACCTGGTCCTGGGGTGATAGGGAGGGTCTTGGGGTGATGGGAGGTCCCTGTGGGTTCTGGGGTGGTGGAGGGGTTCTGGGGAAGGGGTGAGGTCTCTGGGGAGGCGATGGGCGTCCGggagctgtgctcagcagggcAGGGCCATGCTCCTGGGCCGtatcctgcctccctcccctgcaaCAGCAAGCTGCCGAGCTGGGCCCGGGCGGTGACCCCCCGCATCTTCTACATCACGGAGAAGGCCTGGAACTACTACCCCTACACCATCACGGGTGAGACCCGGGTGCGGGGACGGGGCCGCACGGCACTGCGGGGCCAGCCGTGTCCTGGTCTcacctctccctctcttcccccacgGTGCCACCCCGTGATGCCGGCGTGCCGCGGCGTCCCTGCAGAGTACACGGTAAGGAGGGGGCACGGGGGGACCCGGTCCCTTTCCCAtcgtggggctggggagggggcgccGGGGTGGGCGTCCCTCGGGGACCAGCTCCCAGGCGCTCTCCCCGCAGTGCTCCTTCCTGCCCAAGTTCTCCATCTACATCGAGACCAAATACGAGGACAACTGCGGGGACAGCGAGAACGTGAGTGGCACCGGCCGtgtccctccctgcctcctgagCTGGCGGCATGGCTGAGACCCGGCAAACTCATTGAGGGGGGGCACACGCGGCTGGTGCCGACCCCTctcaccctccctccccaccccagatCTTCCGCAGCGATAAAATCCTGGGCGACCACGAGGTCTCGTTCCTGGACATCGCCTTCGACGAGATCCCCGAGCGCTACTACCGCAGCCTGGAGGTaacagggctggggggggagctCCCTGGGGTGCCCCGCTCCGGGTCCCCCCGTCCCCGGCTcacggccccgctccgcgccccaGGACCCCCGGTTCTTCAGCTCGGCCAAGACGGGCCGGGGGCCGCTGCGGGAGGGCTGGCGCCAGCACACCAAGCCCATCATGTGCTCCTACAAGCTGGTGACCGTCAAGTTCGAGGTGTGGGGGCTGCAGACGCGCGTGGAGCAGTTCGTGCACAAGGTGAGGGCGGCCGAGGGCGGCGGGGGCTATGCGGGTGTGGGTGCTGACGGCCGGTGTCACAGGTGATCCGGGACATCCTGCTGATCGGGCACCGGCAAGCCTTCACCTGGGTGGACGAGTGGTGCGGTGAGTCCCCGTGgcgtcccccagcccctgcgcACGGGACCCCTGATGCCACCAACCTCGCTGGCTGTTCCTCCggctccccgtgccccctgcccgccctgcctgccccccccAGCTCGCTGCCCGCTTCGCTGCACGCCCAGGATCGCGCTGGGCAAGGCTTGGCCGAAGCGTGGCTGTGGCCGGGCGAGCCGAAATGGCCACCTCTGGGGCCACCGTTGGTGCCATTGCACCAACCTCTCTGCCTTCCAGACGTGTCCCCGGGAGAGGTTTGCGCCTTCGAGACGCAGCTGCAAGCGGCCGCAAGCCCAAAGCTGGGGAGCCAGCCCCCCTAGCTCCCGGACAGCCTCTGTGTGTACGTCCCGTTGGGTTCCCACCTCGGCACACGCCGGTGGTCCCCCGTGCACATGGAGCCCCCCTACGCCACCGCTGCGCCCCCCGGCATGGCTCGGCCCCCCCATGCGTCCCCTCCCCGCAGGGTCCTGCTGCCACCTCGCCTTCGCCCGCTGCCCTGCgtgccccctccctgcccgtcccctctgctccagcccttgTCCCCTTCCCCGCGTGCAGCTCAGCGGGGAGGCCGTGCCCGGGGCTGGCACCTGATGGGGTTGGGGCCGCTGGGGGGTGCAGGACGAGGCCGTGCTGGAGGCGGCCGCGAGCCCGCGTGTGCTCGGCAGGCATGACGATGGAGGAGGTGCGGCGGTACGAGCGGGAGACGCAGGAGGCCACCAACGAGATCATCGGCATGGTGGCCCCCACCATTTCGGTCAGCGAGGTGGGGCAGCCCACGGCCACGCACTCGGCCCCCGCCAGCGCCCCTTCCACTCCCCTCAGCGACGAAGCCCCCGACTTCCTCGCCCCCCCCAAAGCTCGGCCCCGCAAGAAGTCGGCGCCGGAGACCCTGACGCTGCCTGCGCTGCGGGAACGCGCCAGCGCCGAGTGAGGCCGCGCCGTGACACCTGCCCGGTCGGACTGTCCTCTCCTCcgtgccagccctgccacccGCCTCGTCCCCTCCAACGGATGCCGACCCCGAGGGGGGAACCCGCCGTCAGGGCGCAGGGGAGCCCCGTGGGGGTGCCGGCGACCCTGAGCCGCTGCGGGTGCCCGTGTGGGACGTTGCCACCATCGCCACGCTGGACCTGCTGTCTCACAGGGAGGGGAcgccccgctcctcctcccaggcagcATCGGGCCACGGCAGCATCCCAGCCCCTTTGGTCCAGCCGTGGCCGGGCTGGGCGCGTGGCCGTGCCGGGCTGGGTACCGCCGCACTCGGGGAGCGATGCTCGAGCACCACCCTGCAAGGTAGGCACCGGGCACAGGCGGGTGGGTGTGGGAGTGACAGTGACAGCCCACTGCCACCTCCTGGGGCTCCCTGTGGGATGCCAGGGGCCACATCTCCCCACGCACTCCAGGTCTCGCAGTTGGAGGCCGTGTCAGTGCGAGGGGTGCGGGGGCAGGCTCAGACCTgtattttctttgggaaaacaaggtccttttcagaaataaagctggAGACGTGGTGGCTGGCTCCCAGCAGTGGTTTATTGGGCTCTGCAGAGGAGAGCTGAACCTGCACCATCGCCACATCCCTGCTCGGCACATGGCACACGCTGGACACCAGCTGGGATGGGCAGCATGAGGGTCGGGGTTTGTGGGGTGGGCCAGAGGAGGTGGGTCGTGCTGGGGAGCTCACCGATGCCTCCAGTGGAACACGGCTCCCTTCCCTGCTAGTCGTCATCGCTGCCACCCTCCAGCTCCCCAACAGAGGCGGCCGGCCCCAGCAGGGCAATGTAGTAGGAGCTGCAGTAGACGGGCACCTTGTTGGGGCTGGAGTAGACCTGCTCGGGCCGCAGGGAGGCAAAGGGGTTGGCGGCGTAGCCCATGATGTGCGTCTCCAGCTCCACCAGGATCTGCAGCGAGGACTTCAGCTCCTGCTCGCTGCCAGGAGAAGGAATGGAGGAGTCCCATGACTGCGTGGCTGGGGTGTTCCCTGCGGGGACATCCCCGCAGCCAGCTTGGGGGGCACACCGGGGGCTCACCTGTAGACGGTGAAGAGGGTGGGCAGGCGGTAgtcccgcagcagcagcagcgtgggcaGCCAGCCTGCCATGAGGTCAGGGCAGGCGTGGAAACCTGCGGGGACGCATCAGTGAGTGGGGGCGCACTGCCTGTCCTCCCCACCCCGAGAAAGCCTGGCTGGTGCAGCGTGAGGCTGCCAGGAAGGACTGAGCGCCCTTAGCAAGGATGGTCCCCGCTCCCCGCCAGGCTCCGGGTCCTGGGCTGAGCCCCAGGACCGAGATCGGGAGCCTAAATGCAGGGACCCctttgggtgctgctggcagccgaGCCCCAGGGCGTCACCCCCTGTCTGTGGTGGCCCGTGGTGGCATGGTGCACAGCCGTGGCAAGCCCTGGGCATGTCCCAAAGTCCCCAGCAGCCTCGGGTGCTGCACCCTGGGCACTCACCCGGGTGGAAGCCCACCACCAGGTCGGGGTGGGCGGCCAGCTTGGTCTCCACCTGCCCTTCCCAGAAGTCGTGGTACAGGCCCTTGAAGCTGCTGAGATAGATCCTTCCCTGCGGCCCTGGCGTGGCCAGGGGGGGCCTCATGATGGGCCCGTCCACCACATCCACCCCCACCATCACCACCTCCATGCCCTGCTGCCCCGGGAACATCCGCGCCAGCTCGTCGTAGTCTGTCACCCGGGTGTTGAGGGTCTCCACGTGGGACGCCCCCACCACGTGGATGGTGAGGGGCTTGGCGAGGGGGTCGATGCCAAAGAGCCGCAGCCCCAGGCCGATGGTGAGCGGCCGCGAGTGGAAGTCGGTGACGAGGCGCCGGACGGACTCGCGCAGCTCTCCCTCCTCCGGCCGGGGCTTCCCCACGTTGGCCCAGAGGAGGCTCATGTAGCGCCCGGCCAGGACAGCGCccagcttctcctccagctgcccctGCATGGCGAACCAGTCCTCCCAGCCTGCCACGTCCCCGGCAGGTTTTGTCCAGGCCTCCGTGGGGAAGGGAATGTCACCTGGGGGCAGAAAAGTGGCTTTTCAGGGGTGGCCCTGCAGGCCAGGCTGCCTGTCCCCCCCCCTTAGCAAGCTGCGGGGATGCCAGGGGTGGTGGCACTGCCAGCCCAGGGTGAccagagctgggaggagggacCCCACACGCTCAGGGgatgggctgggggggggggggggggggagtagtgccccctgccccacctGTGAAGACGAGCCACTCCACCAGCCGGTCCAGGGCCACCAGCTTCAGCTTCTTGCAGAACTTCTTGTGCAGAGGCCAGTTGGCACGCTGGCACGCCACGCCGCAGTAATACACATTCTGGCATCTGAGGGGAGAGAGGCAGCGTGCCCACCATTGGGGGTGGCCAGGATCCGTTCCTCCCCCAGCCTCACCCCTGTCACCGGGCTGAGCTCGCCCTTCTGGGAGCCCGGGAACACCCAGCCCCGCTCCACCACACCGCCTCCCCTGTACCTCTTGCATCGGCGGAGACTTTTGGGGTCAGGGAGGGCATCGGGGAGCTTCTTGCACTCGGCGCAGAACTTGAACGTGTCCTCCATCTTCTGGAACATGTCAAAGTAGGTCCGGATGCCGAAGTCACTGCCCCTCTTCCTCCCGTCCATGGCAGATCTGAAGGGAGCCCAGAAGCATCGGGAGGGTGAGTAAGgtcctgcccagcccagctgggctCGTGTCTTCCCTCTACGTTTGTGGGATTTCACCTCTGGCCAAGACCATCCTGAGCTgagctggctggggacagggagccACAGGCATCACCTTgtcctgggggagctggggctgctgggggtgcaccCAGGAGCCAGGGGGACAGGGACGCCCCAGCTCAGGGGAAGACACACAGCACCCGCACAGCCTCACTCACTTGTAGTCCTCGTAGCTCTTCATGTTGAGCTTCTGGAGGATGACGTGGGACAGCCCCGGCACGTTGCTATCCATGGCTTGGAAGCCCAGGGAATCCATGTCGGGcgcccttgctgctgctggcttcttCGCAGGCTTCTTGGAGGCCTTGCGGGCTGCTCCTTGCCCCCGCTGGGCCATGCCGGCGGTGGGACAGAGGGGTCTGGGCGTGGGGGTGCCCAGCTCCCGGGAGACCCGTCCGGGCGTCTCGACGCTTGTCCCCGTCCCACCAGGAGGAGGGTGGTGACCGGGGTGGCAGCCTGGCCGCACGTCCCGCTCCTGGCACGGCAGGGCTGAGCTCAAATGTCAGCCCCAAGAAGGCCAGGCCTCCTGGCTGGTCTGACACCGATAGTGATAGTGAAGCTATTCCCGTCAGCCCCTCCTGGGCAGGGGCCAGCCCACGCCCGGGGCTCCCCAAAAAGGGGCCGGGGCAGGTGATGGGGTGCCCCCGGCCCCAGAGCTGTCTGAGGGAGGTGTTGGGGGGATGTGAGGGTGATTCGTGGAAGAACTCTATAACTCAAAAAGTTAAAGTAGGCATGTGGTTTATTTCAGCGCCGAGCACATGTGGGATAGCTCCCAAAGGCATGCGCACCTTAATGCAGCAACCTGCtttggttatatgcagtaaaaagttacatatgcatgaagtttcccaATACGCCTATACATAGTCATAACCTATCCCCGCTTTGTATTAAAATCAGCTCAaaaagtcatttccataaactcctcccatctgtGCCTGCGCAGTGCCTTCTGGTGGTGGTCGCTggggggtcgtggggatgaaggCCGATAACTCCTCTTCATCACCACTGGTTGACCCCCTGCCTTTGTAcagactcagctgctcctcggCTCTTGTCCAAGCCACGAGGTCGGTCTCAGCTGGTTTTTGGGACAGGTTCCCCGTTTTTGTCAGGAAACATCTTCTGTGAGGGGCCCCGAGACTCCTTGTTTCGGTTAATTTGCACAGCAGTAAGCAAAGACACTCAGCAATATCTATTTTAATGGGATTAAGCAAACCCCCATTCCTTCATTCCTGGCTTTAATAATTAcgattgttttatttagaaatcatcAATACGATTAAGCAAGCCCCCATTCTTCTATCCCTGGCTTCGAGGGGACGTGAGGGGATG
It contains:
- the MSS51 gene encoding putative protein MSS51 homolog, mitochondrial, with the translated sequence MAQRGQGAARKASKKPAKKPAAARAPDMDSLGFQAMDSNVPGLSHVILQKLNMKSYEDYKSAMDGRKRGSDFGIRTYFDMFQKMEDTFKFCAECKKLPDALPDPKSLRRCKRCQNVYYCGVACQRANWPLHKKFCKKLKLVALDRLVEWLVFTGDIPFPTEAWTKPAGDVAGWEDWFAMQGQLEEKLGAVLAGRYMSLLWANVGKPRPEEGELRESVRRLVTDFHSRPLTIGLGLRLFGIDPLAKPLTIHVVGASHVETLNTRVTDYDELARMFPGQQGMEVVMVGVDVVDGPIMRPPLATPGPQGRIYLSSFKGLYHDFWEGQVETKLAAHPDLVVGFHPGFHACPDLMAGWLPTLLLLRDYRLPTLFTVYSEQELKSSLQILVELETHIMGYAANPFASLRPEQVYSSPNKVPVYCSSYYIALLGPAASVGELEGGSDDD
- the LOC118249329 gene encoding cytoplasmic phosphatidylinositol transfer protein 1-like, encoding MLVKEYRICMPLTTEEYRVGQLYTISKHSHQESEKGEGVEVVKNEPHEDPVHGPGQFTEKRVHLSSKLPSWARAVTPRIFYITEKAWNYYPYTITEYTCSFLPKFSIYIETKYEDNCGDSENIFRSDKILGDHEVSFLDIAFDEIPERYYRSLEDPRFFSSAKTGRGPLREGWRQHTKPIMCSYKLVTVKFEVWGLQTRVEQFVHKVIRDILLIGHRQAFTWVDEWCGMTMEEVRRYERETQEATNEIIGMVAPTISVSEVGQPTATHSAPASAPSTPLSDEAPDFLAPPKARPRKKSAPETLTLPALRERASAE